A genomic region of Tamandua tetradactyla isolate mTamTet1 chromosome 2, mTamTet1.pri, whole genome shotgun sequence contains the following coding sequences:
- the TUSC1 gene encoding tumor suppressor candidate gene 1 protein, whose translation MWRMRGAATRRGSCGGGDGGGDSRGQGRTGRARRSGGGGWRGRAGGARQQLEERFADLAASHLEAIRARDERDRQNARLREENARLRLENRRLKRENRSLFRQALQFPGEGSAVAPAQEAEATPGLEAAGTNRRARGGSPEDEPGSPRALRARLEKLEDMYRRALLQLHLEQRGPDPRGDKEGPSLREPEAGLRAPDLEPPEPWL comes from the coding sequence ATGTGGCGCATGCGTGGTGCTGCCACCAGGCGCGGGAGCTGTGGAGGTGGGGACGGTGGCGGGGACAGCCGCGGGCAGGGCCGCACCGGCCGAGCTCGCAGGAGCGGCGGCGGGGGCTGGCGAGGCCGTGCGGGCGGCGCCCGACAGCAGCTGGAGGAGCGGTTCGCAGATCTGGCAGCAAGCCACCTGGAGGCCATCCGCGCGCGGGACGAGCGGGACCGGCAGAACGCGCGGCTCCGTGAAGAGAATGCCCGGCTGCGGCTCGAGAACCGGCGGCTGAAGCGTGAGAACCGTAGCCTCTTCCGCCAGGCTCTGCAGTTTCCGGGCGAGGGTAGCGCCGTGGCGCCCGCGCAGGAGGCCGAAGCGACCCCGGGCCTCGAGGCGGCGGGCACTAACCGGAGGGCGAGAGGCGGAAGTCCCGAGGACGAGCCTGGCAGCCCCAGGGCCCTGAGAGCCCGGCTTGAGAAGCTGGAGGACATGTACCGCCGGGCCTTGTTGCAGCTGCACCTGGAGCAGCGGGGGCCGGACCCGCGTGGGGACAAAGAGGGGCCATCACTGCGGGAGCCTGAAGCAGGCCTTCGAGCCCCGGACCTGGAGCCCCCGGAGCCCTGGCTGTAG